One window of Triticum dicoccoides isolate Atlit2015 ecotype Zavitan chromosome 5A, WEW_v2.0, whole genome shotgun sequence genomic DNA carries:
- the LOC119302401 gene encoding rho GTPase-activating protein 4-like, translating into MTEVALLRGATNLASPASRGPSSSLRYLANADSDVLQRGGSGESPTGSAGRTEREVQGSEEEERWSFLALLLALLRKSFLGCREEGDQGEGCAMEIGWPTEVQHVAHVTFDRFHGFLGLPVEFEPEVPRRAPSASASVFGVSTESMQCSYDPRGNSVPTILLMMQRRLYEQGGLRAEGIFRINPENSQEELVRDRLNSGIVPYGIDVHCLSGLIKAWFRELPSGVLDPIPPEQVMQCQSEEDCARVAKCLPLAEAALLDWAVNLMADVVQEEKINKMNTRNIAMVFAPNMTQMADPLTALMYAVQVMNFLKMLIEKTLKDREESNLDDVSLPQKDPSDENGHHNPGFAVDSHRAEGSRRPSFFSEEPLLNSPAHSTEDKPNETNPTGGDSAPSGQILNTVGSCRWSQPLPAASATTDISLAAALNSLQGNGSRSLNSSRRTRKGKGQSGTPAVAPPTEKKSRGASIVSRLNSTVERIEAWR; encoded by the exons ATGACGGAGGTGGCGCTTCTCcggggcgcgaccaacctcgcttcCCCCGCAAGCCGCGGCCCCTCCTCCTCCCTgcgctatttagccaatgccgacaGCGACGTGCTGCAGAGAGGCGGCAGCGGAGAGAGCCCTACAGGATCCGCAGGACGGACTGAGCGAGAGGTACAAGGATCGGAGGAAGAGGAGCGGTGGTCTTTCTTGGCGCTGCTGCTTGCGCTGCTGCGGAAGTCGTTTCTCGGTTGCAGGGAGGAGGGCGACCAAGGCGAAGGTTGTGCGATGGAGATCGGGTGGCCGACGGAGGTGCAGCACGTGGCGCATGTCACCTTTGACAGGTTCCATGGATTCCTGGGGCTGCCCGTCGAGTTCGAACCCGAGGTGCCCCGCCGCGCTCCCAGTGCCAG CGCAAGTGTCTTTGGAGTTTCAACAGAATCAATGCAGTGTTCGTATGATCCCAGAGGAAACAGTGTTCCGACAATTCTCTTGATGATGCAGAGACGTCTTTATGAACAAGGTGGTCTTCGG GCAGAAGGTATTTTTCGTATAAATCCAGAGAATAGCCAGGAGGAGCTTGTGAGAGACCGGTTAAACAGCGGAATCGTGCCGTATGGTATTGATGTCCACTGTTTGTCAGGTCTAATAAAA GCATGGTTTAGAGAACTGCCGAGCGGGGTGCTGGACCCTATTCCACCTGAACAGGTGATGCAATGCCAATCTGAAGAGGATTGTGCTCGGGTTGCCAAATGCCTCCCACTAGCTGAAGCGGCCTTACTTGACTGGGCCGTTAATTTGATGGCTGATGTCGTCCAAGAAGAAAAGATAAACAAGATGAATACTCGAAACATTGCTATGGTTTTTGCACCAAATATGACTCAG ATGGCAGATCCTTTGACTGCACTAATGTATGCAGTCCAAGTGATGAATTTTCTCAAGATGCTAATAGAGAAGACCCTGAAGGATAGAGAGGAGTCCAATCTGGACGATGTGTCTTTGCCCCAAAAGGACCCGTCTGATGAAAACGGGCATCATAACCCTGGCTTCGCCGTTGATTCTCACCGTGCGGAAGGATCAAGGCGTCCTTCTTTCTTCAGCGAGGAACCCCTTTTGAACAGCCCTGCACACAGCACCGAAGACAAGCCTAACGAGACCAATCCTACCGGAGGAGACTCTGCACCTTCTGGCCAGATATTGAACACAGTGGGCTCTTGTCGATGGTCCCAACCTCTACCTGCTGCTTCAGCCACCACTGATATTTCCTTGGCTGCAGCACTGAACTCACTGCAAGGCAATGGGAGCCGTAGCCTGAATAGTAGTAGGAGGACAAGGAAGGGCAAGGGGCAGTCCGGAACACCCGCCGTCGCTCCTCCAACCGAGAAAAAATCACGAGGTGCAAGCATCGTGAGCCGGTTAAACTCCACGGTCGAACGGATAGAAGCGTGGAGATGA